ATTAATAACACTCAATTCTACTACAAATCTCGATAAATTTTTAAATAAATATAGCGATTACAAAGGTAAAATATTTCTTTGTTTGGATGGTGATAAAGCCGGAAGCCAAGCCACACATAAGATTTTAAATTTTTTTAAAGATCAGGATGTTAAAGACATTCGAACATTATATAATATTTCAGAAAATGGAAATAATGACTTGAATGATTATTTACAGAATAAAATAAAAATTCAAAATAAAAATATTAATTTAGTAGAACAAAAATCTGGCGAAAATGAAAATTTCAAAAACCAATCAACAACAGGTGATAGAAAATTTAGCGAAACTGTCGAATCCCAGCAAAAAGGAAGTAACACAAGCGGACAAAGATTGGGTAGCGACGATGTTAGAAATGGATCTAAAGAATCAAAGCGGATCGATCTATCAGGAAGAAGAGTTGGAGAATCGACTAGAAATTCACAACAAGAAAATGCTTCAAAAAATGAAAGCGGAGAATTTAAACTGGATGGAAAATTAGAAAAAACTTCTAATATTTCGTCTGGATTAGAGATTTTAATTCAAAAATATAAAGGTCAAAAACTGACCAATGAGCAAGTCGCGGAAGTAGTTTCTGCGGCTTGCTTTGTTTCTGAAAATGGCAAGATTTTAATCAATGAAAATATTATAATTTCAGATGATCTGAAAGATATTTGTAGTCAATTTAAAAGTGGAGGCACGGCCAAAGAAGGTCGCGGAATTCTCGATGAATATTACACAGATAGTAAGATTGTAGATGCAGTTCGCAATTTAATTTCAGGTCGATTTAAAAGCAGGATGGAGATTTCTGTTTTGGAACCAAGTGTGGGTACTGGCAAATTTATAAATGCAGCAGAAGGATTAGCCATAAAGACGAATGTCACTGCATTTGAAATAAATGAAATTACCGCCAAAATTGCTAAAATATTTCATCCTGAAGCTGAAATTAATCTTCGGTCATTTGAAACGGAATTTATTAATGAAAAAGGCATTAAAAAGGATTTAACTGAATTTTCTGAAAAGTATGATCTGGTAATTGGTAATCCACCTTACGGCGAACATCGTGGTTTGTACAAAGGTTTAGGTGAAGAGAGTAAAATCTCAAAGTACGAGGATTATTTTATAAAACGTGGAATAGATTCTTTGAAAGAAGGTGGAATCTTGGCAATGGTCGTTCCGTCTGGTTGGATAAATCGACAAAAAAAGTTGAATAACGCTGAATTATTGAATGCTTATCGTTTGCCAAGTGGTGCTTTTGCAGGCACACAAATCGGGACAGACATCATCATTCTTAAAGAGAACAGTCAAGCGATAAGACAAGATATTTCAGATTATTTTCAAAACAATCCTCAAAATATTTTAGGAGAAATTAGAGAAAAAACCAATCGTTTCGGTCGTTTGGAATTCTATGTTCATGGAAATTTAGAAGAAGCACTTGGACTTTTAAATAATCTTCGGAATAAAAAAGAGACGGTCCGCATTGGAAATCTTTTTGAGGATTTAGATGTAAATATTACAGAAAAGAAGAAAGCCAGAGATCTCGTTCCAGAAATTCCGCTGAATATTTCAACTAAAACAGCGAATGAAAATAAAAAACTCAAACAGGAAGTTTTAGAAAAATTAGAGATAGTACTTTTAAATCTGAATGCTTTAAAGTTCAAGTCACCCTCTATACTTGCTCAAATAGATCAATTTTCAAAATTAAAAGTTCAAATTTCTGGAGACGAAGGTAAACTATCAGTCAAAATTTTAAAGGATGTAATTGAGAAAGCAGATAAAATACTTCAATCCCAGAAAAGTAAAAATCCTGAATATGAAATTCAGTCGCTACCACTTATAAAGAAAGGAATTCTGAAGTATCAGTTTGTAAAAGATGATAAAATTGTGGATGCGTCTTTACAAAACAGTTCGGATATTACAGATGCTCAAATTGCAGCATTCAAGGCTACTTCTTATGACGGGACAATTGAAAATCACACCAGACATATGGCGTTCGCCAACTATCAAAATGGAAAGTATGTTCACGATTTTTACTATGCAGAAGGGAATATTTATGAAAAGTTAGACCAACTTGAAAAGGATTTCGAAGAAGATTGGGGAATTTCTGGTTTGGAAAAAAAATATTATGAAAAGCAAAAGACACTTTTATTAAATGTACTACCAAAACTAAAAACGTTAGATGAAATTTCAATAAATCCAAATCATGAGTTTGTCCATAAATTTAATTTAGGTCAGATTGAGAAAGAACAATACAACCATGAAAAGCGAGAAACTGAAATGGTTACTGTTGATTATAATTTGGCAGAAAAATTTAAAGACTTCGTAGATAGTTTACCAAATGATGCTTTTGCAGGATCATCATCTTGGGAGGTAAAAAGTTTTGTAGATAACGAAACTGTAACAGGAAGTGATAAAGAGCGGAATGCATTGATTAGAGACCGTAGAAAAGTTGCAGCAAAAGATTTATTTTCAAAATTTATTTCAGAAGAATTATCTGATGATTTAAGAGAGCGATTTGTAAAGGAATTCAACAAAAATTACAATCACATTCACGTGCCTGATTATTCAAAATTTCCTTTATTTTCAAAGATCTACCAAAACTTTAAAGGAACAGAATTAAGATTGACAGAAGTTCAAAAATCTGGAATAGGAAGACAAACGACCAAAGGTGTTGGACTTTTGGCGCATGAAGTTGGGTTCGGAAAAACATTATCTGGCATACTTTCTTTACATGAAGCGATGCAACGTGGAAACTCAAAAAAACCATTAATTGTAGTTCCAAATGACAGTATTCTGAAACAATGGGTAGAAACTATTTTTGAAACAATTCCAGATGCTAAAGTCAATGTTCTGGGTAATTTGGGTACTGATTATGATCTCTCGAAGTTCGATAATAAAGAGGGAGAAATAACCATAGTAACTTATGCTGGGTTTAATAACATTGGATTCTCAAATGAAATTACCGAAGAACTGTCCTCAAAATTCAAATACATTTCAGCAAGCGAATTGAAGGGCGTTACAAATACAGAAAGAGAAGAACAGATTGAGTTACAAAAAGAGAAAGAGATCGAAGGCAAGATGAAACGTGGAAAAATTTATGATTGGGAAGATTTTGGTTTTGATCATTTAACCTACGACGAAGTTCATAACGCCAATCATATTGTTGGAAAGGTGAAGATTGAAGACAGACGTTTTTCTTCAGATTTTAGAAATCAAAATCAACAAACTTCAAAACTTGGTATTAATACTTGGATGGCAGCCCAATATATTCAGGATAAGCAAAATGGCAGAAATGTAACTCTACTTTCAGCAACGCCTTTTACTAATAAACCTTTGGAATATTATTCAATTTTATCATTAATAGCCAACAAAAGATTAGAAGAGTCAGGTTATTTCAATGTAAATAATTTCTTTGAAACTTTTATGGAGGCGGACAACGATATGGAAATTGACGCAAAAGGAGATATTAAATTCAAGGCAAATGTTAGACGATTTAAAAACAATCAATTATTTCAGCAACTACTTTCAGAATTTATAGATATCAAAGGCGAGGAGGATAATTTAGAATTAATCCGCCCTAATAAAATTAATAAAGAATATAAAATTGAACAGAATGATTTGACGAAAGAGCAATATGAATTACTGAACGATAATTTTGATTCAGAAACGCCTGGGGCAATCTTAACCCATATTTTAAATGCTCGGTTAATTGCTTTCTCACCTTATTTATCAATTTATTATGATGGTCAGGAACCAACTGTAACTGGATTTATAGAAAATTCACCAAAATTATTTGAGATGATGAATCTGATCAGACAAAATAAAGAAGATATCTCTAATTCTGGACAGATCATATATTCTGAATTGGCTGTGGCACAATTTCCGAAATTGAAAGAATATCTAATACAAGATCTCGGATATAAACCCGATGAAGTAGGTATTATTACTGGCGGAACGAGTAAAAAACAACGGGTAGCAATTCAAGATGATTTTAATGCCGGCAAAATTAAAATTGTAATTGGAAGTGAAGCCATTCAAGAAGGAATGAATTTGCAGGAAAATACGACGGATGTGTATATGCTTACATTGCCTTACAATTTTACATCTTTACGACAAGTTGAAGGTCGAGCGTGGAGACAGGGAAACAAAAATGAAAATGTGCGCATCAATTTTATGCTTACGAATGATAGCATTGATGTTTTTATGTTGCAAAAATTACAGGCAAAACAAGCGAGATATTTAGAGGCAATGAAAAAGGGTGCAAACGTTTTAGATATCTCTGATATAAGCACACATGAACTAAAAACTTCGATCATTACAAATCCTGAAACCAGAGCAAAAATTGAAATTGAATTGCTGAAAAGAAAATTAGAGAGTGAGAAGAGTAAATTTGTTGCCGATAGTGCTTTTGTTTTAAGAAAATATGAAGATTTTACAAAAGTCCAGAGTGAAGTTGCGAAAGCACAGAATTCTTACGATAGAATTAAAGATTATGCGACAAACACCGAAGACAGTAATTCTGATTACTGGCAAAACCAATTACCGTTCTATCAAAAATCGATTGATTTAGCAAAATCGGAAGTTCAAAATACCATTGCAAATCTTGCTTCAAAAGGAGTAAATGTGACAGAGATAGAAATACAGACTGAAATGACTGCGGAAAAGATTGCAATTATTGAAGCGCAGATTGAGGAGTTGCCTCTAACAAAAAATGCGCTAATCATTCAATATAAAGAAGAAAAGGAATTACAACTGAAGTTAAATGTGAATAGGAATTATGTTAAAGATAGACAAGTAGAAAATGAAAACTTATTTGCTGTAGAGCACAGTAGGAATGCAGCAAGTTTAATTTCTAAAGAACTAATTCAGAATAACAATATTTACGAAAGTGACACTCTAAATCAAAATAGATTTGCAGCGAGAAGATGATTTACAAAATATCTTTATTAGACAAAACTATAAAAAAAGGAAAAAATCGGGAACGTTAGTCCCCGATTTAGTCCCCGATAATGTTAAGTTACTGATTTACAGTAGTTGTTTGTAGACCCACAGGGATTCGAACCCCAACTGACGGTACCAAAAACCGGAGTGCTACCGTTACACCATGGGTCTGTCATTATTTTGGTGGTGCAAATCTAGAAAATTATTTCTTATCAAACAATTATTTTTTAAAAATTATTTTAAAAAAGTGATAATTAAATTTTATTTGACTTTTTTTCAATTTTTAATTCCGTATTTTTGAAAAAATAATTTTACAAATGAGCAGTATCGAAGATAAGAAAAAAGCACTGGCTTTGGTGCTTGAGAAACTAGATAAAACCTACGGTAAAGGAACCGTAATGACTTTGGGAGATGCATCTGCGGATACTTCTATTGAAGTGATCCCGTCTGGATCATTAGGACTGGATTTAGCTTTAGGAGTGGGTGGTTACCCGAGAGGAAGAGTCATTGAAATTTATGGTCCGGAATCTTCAGGGAAAACAACTTTAACTTTACACGCCATTGCCGAAGCGCAAAAAGCGGGAGGGATTGCAGCTTTTATCGATGCGGAACACGCATTTGACAGAGGTTATGCGAAAAAATTAGGAATTAACCTGGATGATTTAATCATTTCTCAGCCGGATAATGGGGAACAGGCTTTGGAAATTGCCGATAATTTAATCCGTTCCGGTGCAGTTGATATTGTAGTAATTGACTCAGTGGCAGCTTTGACTCCAAAAGCGGAGATCGAAGGGGAAATGGGAGATTCTAAAATGGGACTTCATGCGAGATTAATGTCTCAAGCGTTGAGAAAATTAACTGGAACAATTTCTAAAACGAAATGTACCGTGATTTTCATTAACCAGTTGAGAGAGAAAATTGGAGTAATGTTCGGAAACCCTGAAACAACTACGGGAGGAAATGCGCTGAAGTTTTATGCTTCGGTAAGGATTGATATCAGAAAAGCAAGTGCACCGATTAAAACAGGTGATGAAGCGGTAGGAAGCCGTGTAAAAGTGAAGATCGTGAAAAATAAAGTAGCACCTCCATTTAAAATTGCTGAATTTGATATTATGTACGGCGAAGGAGTTTCTAAAACCGGTGAGATTTTAGATGCAGCGGTTGATTTAGGAATTGTAAAGAAAAGCGGTTCTTGGTTCAGCTATGCAGAAACAAAATTGGGTCAAGGTCGTGATGCGGTAAGAGATATGTTGAAAGACAATCCTGAATTAGCTGACGAACTGGAAGCAAAAATCCGAGAAGAAATTAAAAATAAAAAGGAATAAGATATCGATCTGATATTTGAACAACTTTAAATTTAAAGACAGCGATTTCGCTGTCTTTTTTTTTATAGTTCTAAACACCTAGAATCTTCTGTACTGTTTTTGAAAACCTATCCGCTTAATTAAATCCCGCTTTGCAATAGGGATAGAAACGGAAACCCCGGAAAAAGCGTTGGGAAATGCATGGCTTGAGGAGTTGCAGTGCACATAGCCCGACCCGAGCGGCGGGAAAGCTTTAGCGAGGGGATTGCCCAAAAAAAATTGACAATATGTCACTTTGAGCAGATTGGTGTTTTATTTGAGAACTGAACTTCATAATTTAAAAATCAATTAACATGACAAAAGGAAATATTAATGTATCGGTGGAAAATATTTTTCCCTTAATTAAGAAGTTTTTGTACAGCGATCACGAAATATTTTTGCGTGAACTGATTTCTAATGCGACTGATGCGACTTTGAAGTTGAAACATTTGACAAGTATCGGTGAAGCTAAAGTCGATTTCGGACAACCGAAAATCGAAGTTAAAATTGATAAAGACGCGAAAACTTTAACTATTATAGACCAAGGAATTGGTATGACGGGAGAGGAAGTTGAGAAATATATCAACCAAGTTGCCTTTTCCGGTGCGGAAGAATTTTTAGAAAAATATAAAGATTCTGCAAAAGATTCCGGAATTATTGGTCATTTCGGTCTTGGATTTTATTCGGCCTTTATGGTTGCTGAAAAAGTAGAAATTCTTACAAAATCTTATAAAGATGAGCCAGCAGTTCGTTGGATTTGCGACGGAAGTCCGGAATACACTTTGGAAGAAACAACTGAAAAAACAGATAGAGGAACTGAGATTATTCTTCATATTGCAGAAGATTCTACGGAGTTTTTGGAGGAATCCAGAATCCGTGAATTGTTGTTAAAATATAATAAATTCATGCCTGTTCCGATTAAATTTGGAACGAAAAAAGAAACTTTGCCTTTACCGGAAGACGCGGCAGAAGATGCAAAAGCGGAAACGGTAGAAGTTGATAATATTATTAATAATCCAACTCCGGCGTGGACGAAATCCCCGAGCGAATTAAGTGAGGCAGATTATAAGGAATTCTACCATGAATTGTATCCAATGCAGTTCGAGGAGCCTTTATTTAATATTCATTTGAATGTAGATTATCCATTTAACTTAACTGGAATTCTTTATTTCCCGAAATTAACGAATGGTTTAAATATCGAGAAAGATAAAATTCAGTTATACCAAAATCAGGTTTATGTAACCGATGAGGTGAAAGGAATTGTGCCGGATTTCTTAATGTTACTACGCGGTGTGATCGATTCTCCGGATATTCCGTTGAACGTTTCCCGTTCTTATTTGCAGGCTGACGGTGCGGTGAAGAAAATTTCTTCTTACATCACCAAGAAAGTGGCTGATAAAATGGTTTCTCTATTTAATGAAAACCGTGAAGACTATGAAAAGAAATGGAACGACATTAAAATCGTTATCGAATACGGAATGATTTCCGAGGATAAATTCTTTGATAAGTCTGATAAGTTCGCATTATATCCAACAACCGACGGGCAGTATCTTTTATGGTCTGAATTGGAAGAAAAAGTAAAACCGCTGCAAACAGACAAGAACGGAAACTTCGTTATTTTGTACGCGACAAATGCAGATGAACAGCACAGCTATATTCAGGCTGCGAAAGATAAGGGGTATGAAGTTCTGCTTTTAGATTCTCCGATTGTTCCGCATTTAATTCAGAAATTAGAAACTTCGAAAGAGAAAATTTCATTTGCCAGAGTCGATGCTGATCACATTAATAATTTGATCAAAAAAGAAGATACAGCGATTTCTAAATTAACTGAAGAGGAAAAAGAAGCTTTGAAGAAAAACATTACAGAAGCGGTAAACGATACGAAATTTACAGTTCAGGTTGAAGACTTAGAAAGTTCCGAAGCACCATTCATCATTACACAACCGGAATTTATGCGTAGAATGAAAGACATGCAGGCAACCGGCGGTGGCGGAATGTTTGGAATGAGCGTTTTCCCGGAAATGTATAATCTGGTGGTGAACTCTAACAGCGAATTGGCTGCAGAAATTTTGAAAAATGAAAATGCTGAGGAGAAAAATTCTAAGATTAAG
This DNA window, taken from Kaistella carnis, encodes the following:
- the htpG gene encoding molecular chaperone HtpG, with product MTKGNINVSVENIFPLIKKFLYSDHEIFLRELISNATDATLKLKHLTSIGEAKVDFGQPKIEVKIDKDAKTLTIIDQGIGMTGEEVEKYINQVAFSGAEEFLEKYKDSAKDSGIIGHFGLGFYSAFMVAEKVEILTKSYKDEPAVRWICDGSPEYTLEETTEKTDRGTEIILHIAEDSTEFLEESRIRELLLKYNKFMPVPIKFGTKKETLPLPEDAAEDAKAETVEVDNIINNPTPAWTKSPSELSEADYKEFYHELYPMQFEEPLFNIHLNVDYPFNLTGILYFPKLTNGLNIEKDKIQLYQNQVYVTDEVKGIVPDFLMLLRGVIDSPDIPLNVSRSYLQADGAVKKISSYITKKVADKMVSLFNENREDYEKKWNDIKIVIEYGMISEDKFFDKSDKFALYPTTDGQYLLWSELEEKVKPLQTDKNGNFVILYATNADEQHSYIQAAKDKGYEVLLLDSPIVPHLIQKLETSKEKISFARVDADHINNLIKKEDTAISKLTEEEKEALKKNITEAVNDTKFTVQVEDLESSEAPFIITQPEFMRRMKDMQATGGGGMFGMSVFPEMYNLVVNSNSELAAEILKNENAEEKNSKIKYALDLAKLSQNLLKGKDLTDFIQRSYQQLSK
- the recA gene encoding recombinase RecA encodes the protein MSSIEDKKKALALVLEKLDKTYGKGTVMTLGDASADTSIEVIPSGSLGLDLALGVGGYPRGRVIEIYGPESSGKTTLTLHAIAEAQKAGGIAAFIDAEHAFDRGYAKKLGINLDDLIISQPDNGEQALEIADNLIRSGAVDIVVIDSVAALTPKAEIEGEMGDSKMGLHARLMSQALRKLTGTISKTKCTVIFINQLREKIGVMFGNPETTTGGNALKFYASVRIDIRKASAPIKTGDEAVGSRVKVKIVKNKVAPPFKIAEFDIMYGEGVSKTGEILDAAVDLGIVKKSGSWFSYAETKLGQGRDAVRDMLKDNPELADELEAKIREEIKNKKE
- a CDS encoding Eco57I restriction-modification methylase domain-containing protein; translation: MAVDSRFYSEDEVRQISNSISLVDYFQHLQDRNVVKFDRKIRNEYYFLTDDNKFSVSVDGYYDFKSDEGGQILKAVMTFEKLDWNDSLEYVKNFNQNFMQYDNDFRNNRKDLLRDESKSVEIRISNSFIPNNERLIAYFEDRGISKQTLIDNTRQIHYEVGDKNYFGIGIENISGGFEIRNSLMKSKIGKNDISEIKGTKDEVVVFEGMTDMLSFTQLLKVNNQKNNRTLITLNSTTNLDKFLNKYSDYKGKIFLCLDGDKAGSQATHKILNFFKDQDVKDIRTLYNISENGNNDLNDYLQNKIKIQNKNINLVEQKSGENENFKNQSTTGDRKFSETVESQQKGSNTSGQRLGSDDVRNGSKESKRIDLSGRRVGESTRNSQQENASKNESGEFKLDGKLEKTSNISSGLEILIQKYKGQKLTNEQVAEVVSAACFVSENGKILINENIIISDDLKDICSQFKSGGTAKEGRGILDEYYTDSKIVDAVRNLISGRFKSRMEISVLEPSVGTGKFINAAEGLAIKTNVTAFEINEITAKIAKIFHPEAEINLRSFETEFINEKGIKKDLTEFSEKYDLVIGNPPYGEHRGLYKGLGEESKISKYEDYFIKRGIDSLKEGGILAMVVPSGWINRQKKLNNAELLNAYRLPSGAFAGTQIGTDIIILKENSQAIRQDISDYFQNNPQNILGEIREKTNRFGRLEFYVHGNLEEALGLLNNLRNKKETVRIGNLFEDLDVNITEKKKARDLVPEIPLNISTKTANENKKLKQEVLEKLEIVLLNLNALKFKSPSILAQIDQFSKLKVQISGDEGKLSVKILKDVIEKADKILQSQKSKNPEYEIQSLPLIKKGILKYQFVKDDKIVDASLQNSSDITDAQIAAFKATSYDGTIENHTRHMAFANYQNGKYVHDFYYAEGNIYEKLDQLEKDFEEDWGISGLEKKYYEKQKTLLLNVLPKLKTLDEISINPNHEFVHKFNLGQIEKEQYNHEKRETEMVTVDYNLAEKFKDFVDSLPNDAFAGSSSWEVKSFVDNETVTGSDKERNALIRDRRKVAAKDLFSKFISEELSDDLRERFVKEFNKNYNHIHVPDYSKFPLFSKIYQNFKGTELRLTEVQKSGIGRQTTKGVGLLAHEVGFGKTLSGILSLHEAMQRGNSKKPLIVVPNDSILKQWVETIFETIPDAKVNVLGNLGTDYDLSKFDNKEGEITIVTYAGFNNIGFSNEITEELSSKFKYISASELKGVTNTEREEQIELQKEKEIEGKMKRGKIYDWEDFGFDHLTYDEVHNANHIVGKVKIEDRRFSSDFRNQNQQTSKLGINTWMAAQYIQDKQNGRNVTLLSATPFTNKPLEYYSILSLIANKRLEESGYFNVNNFFETFMEADNDMEIDAKGDIKFKANVRRFKNNQLFQQLLSEFIDIKGEEDNLELIRPNKINKEYKIEQNDLTKEQYELLNDNFDSETPGAILTHILNARLIAFSPYLSIYYDGQEPTVTGFIENSPKLFEMMNLIRQNKEDISNSGQIIYSELAVAQFPKLKEYLIQDLGYKPDEVGIITGGTSKKQRVAIQDDFNAGKIKIVIGSEAIQEGMNLQENTTDVYMLTLPYNFTSLRQVEGRAWRQGNKNENVRINFMLTNDSIDVFMLQKLQAKQARYLEAMKKGANVLDISDISTHELKTSIITNPETRAKIEIELLKRKLESEKSKFVADSAFVLRKYEDFTKVQSEVAKAQNSYDRIKDYATNTEDSNSDYWQNQLPFYQKSIDLAKSEVQNTIANLASKGVNVTEIEIQTEMTAEKIAIIEAQIEELPLTKNALIIQYKEEKELQLKLNVNRNYVKDRQVENENLFAVEHSRNAASLISKELIQNNNIYESDTLNQNRFAARR